A region of Chiloscyllium plagiosum isolate BGI_BamShark_2017 chromosome 37, ASM401019v2, whole genome shotgun sequence DNA encodes the following proteins:
- the nfkbil1 gene encoding NF-kappa-B inhibitor-like protein 1 encodes MVSRKQERLLRYVEDGNVLKVKSYLRRHHGLSVTFRGRKGRSPLHVACSQRDDAITRLLLQHGADPLLQDHRGNTPLHLAARQAVKRGTRVYEDLVVPLRKSCPAAMDVLNREGLTPGDLLGSMKMRQQCPGAEEENETAKGQADREWYQKLSAECEAEFYTQCGRYEEDLSTGEAEPETYDTWADRLAREYAAKRCRGAGNSWSREQWAKEKEWEQQEQEHRRYLEQAQRLQTERAASHKQRYERGCAHIFGQGSPGTGTPLSYSDIPWPAPRGTVEEMVAVILHGVERGDPGVYRRYLRGQQVMWHPDRFTQRCGDRLAQADRQRILDTVIALSQALNRLADGAR; translated from the exons ATGGTTTCTCGGAAGCAGGAGAGGTTACTGCGCTATGTGGAGGATGGCAATGTGCTGAAGGTGAAGTCCTACCTGCGCAGACACCACGGGCTGTCAGTGACGTTCAGGGGACGGAAGGGCCGAAGCCCACTCCATGTGGCCTGCTCCCAGAGAGACGACGCTATCACCAGGCTGCTCCTGCAACACGGAGCAGACCCCCTACTCCAGGACCACAGGGGCAATACCCCACTGCACCTTGCTGCCCGCCAGGCAGTGAAGAGAGGAACCAGAG TCTATGAGGATCTGGTTGTCCCCCTCAGGAAGTCTTGCCCAGCGGCTATGGATGTGCTCAACAGGGAAGGCCTCACTCCTGGAGACCTGCTCGGGTCGATGAAGATGCGGCAG CAATGTCCAGGGGCTGAGGAAGAGAACGAGACAGCCAAGGGTCAAGCCGACAGGGAGTGGTACCAGAAGCTCTCTGCTGAATGTGAGGCTGAGTTCTACACCCAGTGTGGGCGCTATGAAG AGGACCTGTCCACGGGAGAGGCGGAGCCTGAGACGTACGATACCTGGGCTGACCGCCTGGCGAGGGAGTATGCGGCGAAGCGATGCAGAGGGGCGGGGAACAGCTGGAGCAGGGAGCAGTGGGCCAAGGAGAAGGAGTGGgagcagcaggagcaggaacacCGGCGATACCTGGAGCAGGCACAGAGGCTCCAGACGGAGCGGGCGGCTAGCCACAAGCAGCGATATGAGCGAGGCTGTGCCCACATCTTCGGTCAGGGCTCTCCGGGCACCGGGACCCCGCTGAGCTACAGCGACATCCCTTGGCCTGCTCCCAGAGGCACAGTGGAGGAGATGGTGGCAGTGATCCTGCACGGGGTGGAGCGTGGAGATCCGGGTGTCTACCGCCGCTACCTGAGGGGACAGCAGGTCATGTGGCACCCTGACCGCTTCACTCAGCGGTGCGGGGACCGCCTGGCACAGGCTGACCGCCAGAGGATCCTGGACACTGTCATTGCCCTGTCCCAGGCCCTCAACAGGCTGGCTGACGGTGCCCGCTGA